The following coding sequences lie in one Arachis ipaensis cultivar K30076 chromosome B03, Araip1.1, whole genome shotgun sequence genomic window:
- the LOC107632574 gene encoding protein starmaker-like — MKPVSEPNKPKMKPNSQPNKLVHMPMKTTSQPMKPDSKAKKTSYQAKSVPPQSNASSQAAKNSQGNKDKQSSSGCRVTRSGRQVKEAPLQEDDSDSHDSYESAEDELYRPPKVVGYNLYSSDSDSDSGNRKRSEKRDSKSEFREKHKPPKARLGDKEIDTDNSNYEGSEDEQSSESDLDDSDGASDADSWHSEDSDKVLESDEESPAVYPQFNEKTKFGLLKFEVSMVFKSTSEFMQATRDYTIQWGRNILLSKNDKVRVRAVCKSEDCP, encoded by the exons ATGAAGCCCGTTTCTGAGCCCAACAAACCAAAGATGAAGCCCAATTCTCAGCCCAATAAACTAGTCCATATGCCCATGAAGACAACATCTCAGCCCATGAAGCCTGACTCTAAGGCCAAGAAGACCAGTTATCAGGCCAAATCAGTCCCACCTCAATCAAATGCATCATCACAAGCAGCCAAGAACTCACAAGGGAATAAGGATAAACAAAGTAGCAGTGGCTGCAGAGTCACAAGATCTGGAAGACAAGTGAAGGAAGCTCCCCTCCAGGAAGATGACAGTGACTCTCATGACTCTTATGAGAGTGCTGAAGATGAACTGTATAGGCCTCCAAAAGTTGTAGGGTACAACCTCTATAGCAGTGACAGTGATAGTGACTCTGGTAACagaaaaagaagtgaaaaaaGGGACAGCAAGTCCGAATTCAGAGAGAAGCACAAGCCCCCTAAGGCCAGATTAGGTGATAAAGAAATAGACACTGATAACTCTAACTATGAGGGTTCTGAAGATGAACAAAGCTCTGAGTCTG ATTTAGATGACAGTGATGGTGCCTCAGATGCTGACTCCTGGCATTCAGAGGATTCTGATAAAGTGTTGGAGTCTGATGAAGAATCACCAGCTGTATACCCTCAGTTCAATGAAAAAACAAAGTTTGGACTGTTGAAATTTGAGGTGAGTATGGTATTTAAGTCAACATCTGAATTTATGCAAGCAACAAGGGATTATACAATCCAGTGGGGTAGAAATATTTTGCTTTCAAAAAATGACAAGGTTAGAGTTAGAGCTGTTTGTAAGTCTGAAGATTGTCCATGA
- the LOC107629767 gene encoding FT-interacting protein 1 has translation MMEKLVVEVLDASDLKPKDGEGSASPFVEISFDDQHQKTQTKHKDLNPQWNEKLLFNINDPRDLPNKTIEAVVYNDQKAGHHKKFLGRVRISGDTVPLSESEAGVQRYPLDKRGIFSNIKGEIALRIYAIHDPSPPPPPAPQPQPPQQHGGGGFEAEADEGTPLQEINTNTLDEEIMAGDADKKKNSKKKKEKEVRTFHSIGAEKPTPTAAPAPAPPPQPSPGVAVRADFAKSGPPNVMLMQIPKQNPEYSLVETSPPLAARLRYKVGDKISTTYDLVEPMHYLYVNVVKARDLPVMDITGSLDPYVEVKLGNYKGVTKHLEKNQHPVWKQIFAFSKERLQSNLLEVTVKDKDIAKDDFVGRVLFDLTEVPLRVPPDSPLAPQWYRLEDKKGYKVNNGEIMLAVWMGTQADESFPEAWHSDAHNVSHSNLANTRSKVYFSPKLYYLRLQVIEAQDLVPHDKGRAPEAVVRVQLGNQMRSTRTGPRGINPIWNDELMFVAAEPFEDFIIVTVEDKVGPNSMEILGREIISVRSVPPRNETSKLPDSRWHNLHRPSLVGEEETEKKKEKFSSKIHLRMCLEAGYHVLDESTPFSSDLQPSSKHLRKKNIGILELGILSARNLHPMKAKEGRTTDAYCVAKYGNKWVRTRTLLDTLSPRWNEQYTWEVYDPCTVITVGVFDNWHINGGGDARDQRIGKVRIRLSTLETDRVYTHYYPLLVLQPNGLKKNGELHLAVRFTCTAWVNMVAQYGRPLLPKMHYVQPIPVRHIDWLRHQAMQIVAARLSRAEPPLRREAVEYMLDVDYHMWSLRRSKANFFRIMSLLSGVTAVCKWLDDICTWRNPVTTCLVHVLFLILVCYPELILPTIFLYLFVIGIWNYRFRPRHPPHMDARLSQAETAHPDELDEEFDTFPTTKPSDIVRMRYDRLRSVAGRVQTVVGDLATQGERAQAILSWRDSRATAIFIIFSLIWAVFIYVTPFQVVAILVGLYMLRHPRFRSKMPSVPVNFFKRLPSKSDMMLY, from the coding sequence ATGATGGAGAAGCTGGTGGTGGAAGTACTTGATGCCAGTGACCTTAAGCCCAAAGATGGAGAAGGCTCAGCAAGCCCTTTTGTGGAAATATCCTTTGATGACCAACACCAGAAAACTCAAACCAAGCACAAGGACCTCAATCCTCAATGGAATGAGAAGCTTCTCTTCAATATCAATGATCCAAGAGATCTCCCTAACAAGACCATTGAAGCCGTCGTTTACAATGATCAGAAAGCCGGCCACCACAAGAAGTTCCTCGGAAGGGTGAGAATTTCCGGCGACACTGTTCCGTTATCGGAGTCTGAGGCCGGCGTACAGCGCTACCCGCTCGACAAGCGCGGCATCTTCTCCAATATCAAAGGAGAGATCGCTCTTAGAATTTATGCAATTCATGATCcctctcctcctcctccacctGCCCCGCAACCGCAACCACCGCAACAACACGGAGGTGGTGGTTTTGAAGCTGAAGCAGATGAAGGGACTCCGTTGCAGGAAATAAACACCAATACGCTGGACGAGGAAATTATGGCGGGTGATGCCGACAAGAAGAAGAACagtaagaagaaaaaagagaaggaagTGAGGACTTTTCACTCCATAGGAGCTGAGAAACCTACACCTACAGCTGCTCCGGCTCCGGCTCCTCCTCCTCAGCCGTCACCAGGAGTGGCGGTGAGGGCGGACTTTGCAAAATCAGGTCCACCGAACGTGATGCTGATGCAGATCCCAAAGCAGAACCCGGAATATTCCTTGGTGGAAACAAGTCCTCCTCTGGCAGCGCGATTGCGGTACAAAGTAGGTGATAAAATATCAACCACCTATGATTTGGTGGAACCGATGCATTATTTGTATGTCAATGTGGTTAAGGCGAGAGATCTTCCTGTGATGGATATCACCGGAAGCCTTGATCCTTATGTAGAAGTCAAGCTTGGAAACtacaaaggtgttacaaagcatTTGGAGAAGAACCAGCACCCTGTTTGGAAGCAGATTTTTGCGTTCTCCAAGGAAAGACTGCAATCAAACTTGTTGGAAGTGACTGTGAAGGATAAGGATATTGCAAAGGATGATTTTGTTGGGAGAGTTTTGTTTGATCTGACCGAGGTTCCTCTTCGGGTGCCACCGGATAGCCCGCTTGCTCCTCAGTGGTACAGATTGGAAGACAAGAAAGGGTATAAAGTGAACAATGGCGAGATCATGCTCGCGGTTTGGATGGGAACTCAGGCTGATGAGTCTTTTCCGGAAGCCTGGCACTCTGATGCTCACAATGTCAGCCACTCGAACCTTGCCAACACGCGTTCCAAGGTTTACTTCTCGCCCAAGCTTTACTACCTTAGACTTCAAGTAATTGAGGCTCAGGATCTTGTGCCTCATGATAAAGGAAGAGCTCCGGAGGCTGTTGTGAGGGTACAACTTGGGAATCAGATGAGATCCACAAGGACTGGTCCAAGAGGGATTAACCCAATTTGGAATGATGAGCTTATGTTTGTGGCAGCAGAGCCCTTTGAGGATTTCATCATTGTCACGGTTGAAGACAAGGTAGGTCCAAACAGTATGGAAATATTGGGTAGGGAGATTATATCAGTGAGGAGTGTTCCGCCTCGGAACGAGACTAGCAAGCTCCCGGATTCCCGCTGGCACAATCTGCATAGGCCTTCTCTTGTTGGTGAGGAAGAGactgagaagaagaaggagaagtttTCCAGCAAGATTCATCTCCGGATGTGCCTTGAGGCCGGTTACCATGTGCTTGATGAGTCCACACCTTTCAGCAGCGACCTTCAGCCATCCTCTAAGCATTTAAGGAAGAAGAACATTGGAATTCTTGAACTTGGAATACTGAGTGCCCGGAATTTGCATCCTATGAAGGCCAAGGAGGGTAGGACTACTGATGCTTATTGCGTGGCTAAGTATGGCAACAAATGGGTTCGAACCAGAACGCTGCTCGATACTCTATCCCCTCGATGGAATGAGCAGTATACATGGGAAGTATATGATCCCTGCACTGTGATCACAGTAGGGGTTTTTGACAATTGGCATATTAATGGCGGTGGCGACGCGAGAGACCAGAGGATTGGGAAGGTAAGAATCCGGTTATCAACCTTAGAAACTGATAGAGTCTACACACACTATTACCCTCTGCTGGTTCTGCAACCTAATGGCCTCAAGAAGAATGGAGAGCTTCACTTGGCAGTTAGGTTCACCTGCACAGCATGGGTTAACATGGTAGCCCAATATGGAAGGCCTTTACTTCCTAAAATGCATTATGTCCAACCGATACCTGTTAGGCACATTGATTGGCTCCGCCACCAGGCCATGCAGATTGTGGCGGCACGGCTTAGCAGGGCGGAGCCACCACTCAGACGGGAAGCAGTCGAGTACATGCTCGACGTGGATTACCATATGTGGAGTCTCAGGAGAAGTAAAGCAAATTTTTTCCGCATAATGTCACTCCTCTCGGGTGTTACCGCCGTGTGTAAATGGCTTGATGATATCTGCACTTGGAGAAACCCCGTGACAACTTGCCTTGTGCATGTATTGTTCTTGATCCTGGTTTGCTACCCAGAGTTGATATTGCCAACCATATTTCTCTACCTATTTGTGATTGGGATTTGGAATTACCGGTTCAGGCCAAGGCATCCTCCCCACATGGACGCAAGGCTTTCGCAAGCGGAGACTGCCCACCCAGACGAACTAGATGAGGAGTTCGACACATTCCCAACCACAAAGCCTTCAGATATTGTGAGAATGAGGTATGACAGGCTGCGGAGTGTGGCAGGGAGAGTGCAGACTGTGGTTGGAGATTTGGCCACTCAGGGAGAAAGAGCGCAGGCAATCTTGAGCTGGCGAGACTCGAGGGCCACCGCTATCTTCATAATCTTCTCCCTAATCTGGGCTGTTTTCATCTACGTAACTCCATTCCAAGTGGTGGCAATTCTTGTTGGCCTCTACATGCTGCGCCATCCACGCTTTAGGAGCAAGATGCCATCCGTTCCTGTTAATTTCTTCAAGAGACTACCTTCCAAATCAGATATGATGCTATACTGA
- the LOC107629769 gene encoding threonylcarbamoyladenosine tRNA methylthiotransferase, with protein MEDIEDLLIGTATGTPPGFRLPLAASVATKTNSNRRNPNQKQRTQLSTATPSPIPGTQTIYIKTFGCSHNQSDSEYMAGQLSAFGYSFSDNPDQADLWLINTCTVKSPSQSAMDTIIAKGKSSNKPLVVAGCVPQGNRGLKELEGISIVGVQQIDRVVEVVEETLKGHEVRLLTRKTLPALDLPKVRKNNFVEILPINVGCLGACTYCKTKHARGHLGSYTIDSLVGRVKSVIADGVREIWLSSEDTGAYGRDIGVNLPTLLNALVAELPPDASTMLRIGMTNPPFILEHLKEIAETLRHPCVYSFLHVPVQSGSDAVLTAMNREYTVGEFRTVVDTLMELVPGMQIATDIICGFPGETDEDFEQTVNLVKEYKFPQVHISQFYPRPGTPAARMKKVPSNVVKSRSRELTNVFEAFTPYTGMEGKVERIWISDIASDGVHLVGHTKGYIQVLVIAPDHMLGTSAIVKITSCGRWSVFGEVIDTLNLNQVRTNKASSKETPNQDAPSLCCSPASVGSSLQEPESCACGNDSCCAKSTHANSDNTSSDVVPQNQNGRNFIGWVLRKRKHLLHKRFDSSELGSVKKEHGSSRKWDFIDKALLGGISFSIFIIAVVVVAFSFRIWSQ; from the exons ATGGAAGACATTGAAGATTTGCTTATTGGAACCGCAACCGGAACTCCACCGGGATTCCGGTTGCCGCTGGCTGCTTCTGTTGCAACAAAGACCAACTCCAATAGAAGGAATCCGAATCAGAAGCAAAGGACGCAACTCTCTACTGCAACTCCGTCTCCAATCCCTGGCACTCAG ACTATCTACATCAAGACCTTCGGATGCTCCCACAACCAG AGCGACAGTGAATACATGGCTGGTCAGCTATCTGCTTTTGGCTATTCCTTCTCTGATAATCCCGATCAAGCAGATCTCTGGCTCATCAACAC TTGTACGGTAAAGTCTCCAAGCCAATCTGCTATGGATACCATTATAGCCAAAGGAAAATCTTCAAACAAGCCGCTTGTTGTTGCGGGATGTGTCCCTCAGGGAAATCGAGGCTTGAAAGAGCTTGAGGGGATCAGCATTGTCGGGGTCCAGCAAATTGATCGCGTCGTTGAAGTTGTGGAGGAGACCTTAAAAGGTCATGAAGTCAGGCTCTTGACCCGCAAGACTTTGCCAGCACTTGACCTCCCTAAG GTTAGAAAGAACAATTTTGTTGAGATTCTTCCTATTAATGTTGGTTGTTTAGGTGCTTGCACTTATTGCAAGACAAAGCATGCTCGGGGTCACCTAGGTAGTTACACTATAGACAGCCTT GTAGGGCGTGTAAAATCCGTCATAGCTGATGGAGTTAGAGAGATCTGGCTGAGCAGTGAAGACACTGGAGCATATG GTCGTGATATTGGTGTCAATCTTCCAACTTTATTGAATGCTTTAGTAGCAGAACTCCCACCTGACGCAAGCACAATGTTACGTATTGGAATGACCAATCCACCCTTTATCCTTGAGCACTTGAAAGAGATAGCAGAGACTTTGCGGCATCCATGTGTGTACTCATTTTTGCATGTACCAGTTCAGTCTGGAAGTGATGCTGTTCTGACG GCAATGAATCGAGAATATACTGTGGGTGAGTTCAGGACTGTTGTAGATACCTTAATGGAGTTGGTGCCAGGGATGCAGATTGCCACTGACATAATATGTGGATTTCCTG GTGAAACTGATGAAGATTTTGAACAAACTGTTAACCTTGTTAAAGAGTACAAATTCCCTCAAGTTCATATTTCACAATTTTATCCTCGACCAG GGACCCCGGCTGCAAGGATGAAAAAGGTTCCAAGTAATGTGGTGAAGAGTAGAAGCCGTGAACTTACAAATGTCTTTGAAGCCTTCACACCATATACCGGGATGGAAGGCAAAGTGGAGAGAATTTGGATTTCTGACATTGCATCAGATGGAGTTCACTTG GTTGGTCATACGAAGGGATATATACAAGTTCTTGTAATTGCTCCAGACCATATGCTAGGTACTTCAGCTattgttaagataacatcctgtGGAAGGTGGTCAGTTTTTGGGGAAGTAATCGACACGCTCAACCTCAACCAAGTGAGGACTAATAAAGCTTCAAGCAAGGAGACTCCTAATCAAGATGCGCCTTCTCTATGCTGTAGCCCAGCCAGTGTTGGATCCTCCTTGCAAGAACCAGAATCTTGTGCTTGTGGAAACGATAGCTGCTGTGCTAAGAGTACTCACGCGAATAGTGATAACACGAGTAGCGATGTGGTGCCACAAAATCAGAACGGTAGAAATTTCATTGGGTGGGTACTGAGGAAGCGGAAGCATTTGCTCCACAAAAGGTTTGACAGCAGTGAGTTAGGTTCTGTTAAAAAGGAACATGGAAGCTCGAGGAAGTGGGACTTTATTGATAAGGCTCTTTTGGGTGGAATATCGTTTAGCATCTTCATTATTGCTGTAGTAGTAGTTGCCTTTAGTTTTAGGATATGGTCCCAATAA
- the LOC110269574 gene encoding uncharacterized protein LOC110269574 yields MSNSRDRGRGRDASNDEGRSISVSSVGSAGARKKKRFVAPKCNCGIHAILFMSSTQSNPNRLFFGCPNFKTAESHCKYFLWLDEYILLFEDEQINDDSLYGRNPKQNHLLDAAVSMEEKVTKLEDRVSGLKLQMKNSRHVKCNRGFS; encoded by the exons ATGAGCAATAGCAGAGATCGTGGGAGGGGAAGAGATGCATCGAACGATGAGGGTAGGAGTATTTCTGTGAGCTCTGTTGGCAGTGCTGGAgcgaggaagaagaaaagattcGTTGCCCCAAAATGCAATTGTGGGATTCATGCAATTCTATTCATGTCGTCAACACAGTCGAACCCTAATAGGCTATTCTTTGGATGCCCAAATTTCAAG ACTGCAGAATCTCATTGCAAATATTTTTTATGGCTGGATGAATATATTTTACTGTTTGAAGATGAGCAAATAAATGATGACAGTCTTTATGGTCGGAATCCAAAGCAAAATCATTTGTTGGATGCAGCTGTTTCGATGGAGGAGAAAGTGACTAAACTAGAGGACAGAGTTTCTGGGTTAAAGTTGCAGATGAAAAATTCTAGGCACGTTAAGTGTAATAGGGGTTTTAGTTAG